From Shewanella acanthi:
ACCTAATGGCAGTGCGAGGTGTGACCGATAATATCGCCCACGATTTACGTACGCCGCTATCCCATATTCGGATTGGGCTTGAGGAGTTAGCGGCTAAATCCACCGATGAACTCAGTGACGATTGCGCCAATATTATCGAGGAGCTCGACCATTGTCTGGCAACCTTTGATGCCATGTTATCCCTCACCCGTATCGAAGAAGGTCAGCAGACCCTAGATTTACAGGAGTTAAGCTTGGCTGGCCTATGTACGGATTTGCTTGAGATGGCCGACGCCGTGGCCGAGTCTAACGAGCAAACCATTAGCCTGTCGTTGCTCACCGATCATCAAATTAATGGTGATAAATATCTGCTATTTCAAGCGCTATACAATCTAGTCGATAATGCGATGAAGTATTCGGGCCCTGGTGCCCGCATCGATATCATTCAGAGCGGCGCAACCATCAAGATTGCCGATAATGGCCCAGGTATTCCCGACGAGAGTAAAGATAGAGTGTTCGAGCGTTTGGTTCGCCTCGACCCGAGTCGTCATTTGCAGGGCACTGGCCTCGGATTATCTATGGTCAAAGCCATCTTATCGCGGCACAATGCGCAAATTACCCTAGAAGACAATCATCCGGGTCTGTTGGTGACCATTAGGTTTTAAGGTTGTTCCTTCCTGCTTTAGAGATGAGTTATCGAGTTCGCCATGTATCGAATCCTAGCCGATGAGGCTGATTTTATTGTTATTTCAAAATCCGCTAATGTGCATTTTCACAGTCAAGATGGTACGGCTGGTGTGGTTGCTCAGCTTGAACAGGATTTAGGGATAAAGCTGTTTTCCGTCCATCGATTAGACACGCCGACATCGGGTTTACTGCTGCTGGCCAAAAATGTGGAGGCGGCGCGGCAACTTACCGAACTCTTTAGCGCCCATAAAGTGCAAAAGTATTATTTGGCATTGGCCAAGGGCAAACCGAAGAAGAAGCAGGGCTGGGTGATTGGCGATATGGCTAAATCCCGCCGCAGCATGTTTAAGCTGCTGCGCACGAAGGAAAATCCTGCCATAACCCAGTTTTTCTCCGTGAGTGTAGCTGAAGGCTTAAGACTGTATTTACTTAAGCCACATTCGGGGAAGACCCACCAACTGCGTGTCGCGCTGGCAAGTTTAGGGGTGCCTATTTTGGGGGACAATCTCTACGGCTCCGATGAGGCCGATCGCTGCTATCTGCATGCCTACTGCTTACATTTCGACTACTACCACGCTGGGACTGGCACTTGGCAGCAATATCGCTTTATGGATACACCGCAACAGGGAGAGGCATTTAAGACGGATTCCGTGGTTGCAGCGTTTAATGAATGGCAGGTGCCTGAATCGCTCGAATGGCCGTCGCGTTAGTTGCTAACGGTGGGCAAATGTAGGGTATTTTGGATAAAGCATTTGCAAAACCTAAGGCTTCCTGCGAAGTTTACAGGGTCAGGATGAGCAACCCATCTGCACCCAAGGAGCAAATTAGGTTATGGATACAAATAAATTATTGCTAGTCATTATTGCGATTCTTCTGCCGCCAGTCGCCGTGTTTTTAAAGGCGGGTGCGGGTAAAGATCTGCTGATTAATATCGTGCTGTGTCTGTTATTCTGGTTCCCCGGTTTGCTGCATGCGCTCTGGGTGGTGACTAAGGCCGAGTAGTTTCGAAGGGCCAATAAAAAAGCGCAACCTTGTTTATAAACAAGATTGCGCTTTTTTGTCTCCGTAAATTAACGCTTACAGGGCGATGCTGTAGCCGATAGTCGCGGTGCGACCCATGCCTTTGAAGTAACGATCATTTGTACCCATGGTTTGTGAGTAGTAGTTGAAATAGTCTTCATTTAGCAGGTTTTGTAGGCCTAAGCTCAGCGTGCCCTTGAACAGTGGCATTGAGAATGAGGCGTCTACTGTCGTGTAGCCATTAAAGTTGGCGTACTCTTCGCCATCGGCATCGGTAAAGTCACGGTCGATAAAGAAGTTAGCCTGAACGCGGGTCGACATTTGGTTATCGAAGTTGTGGGTCCAGAACAGGTTAACGCGATTCGGTGGCATGTTGGCGCCATCTAAATCAGTATCGGTTTTGCCATCATCGTTCGAGTCGTATTCGCCGCGTTGCATCGCGAGGTTAATTCCTAAATCATCGTTGCTGCCAAGGTAGGCGGTCAGATTCGCTTCGATACCATCAATCACGCTTTTTTCACGTTTCACATCGTAGAAACCATCGCTGTTAAGTGCTAAACGGGCACCGAAGTCTGTTGCTGAGCGGTAATAGGCTAACTTGGCGCTGATGAACTCACCTTGATAATCGGCACCAAATTCAACGTTATCTGTCACGATAGGTGCGAGTGACAGTGAGTTGCTGATGCTGGAGTCGGTCGCAGGGAAGCTATTGCCATCACGCAGGATACGGCCGATGTCAGGCATGCCGAAGCCTTGGTTATAGCTAGTATATAGGCGAACCGATGGGATGATTTTGTAGGATACGCCAACGTTAAATAGGGTTTCGTTGAAGCTAGTATCGCCCCCCTCGATTTCCTTATTGCCGGCACCGTATAGGGTTTTGTAGTCATCAACACTTAACTTAGCATGTTCGTAACGAACCCCGCCCGAAAGCGTTAAATCATTAATGACATCAAAGTCTAACTGTAGGTATGGTGCAAAGTTATCGTAGGTGCTTTCAGGCACCCAGGATACGCCCGTTTTTACTAAGTCCTGCTCTGTGGTGTCGCGGAATAAGTCCAGACCATAGGCGGCGCTGATACCGGTATTGGCAATATCCTTAGCCACTAATGAGGTTTTAAGGCCCCATTTTACCGAAGAGTTACGGGATTGGTCGTAGTACCAAGCCGCGTTATTGCTGCCTGTACAGGCGATAAGGCCAGGGGTATTCGCTAATGATGGGTCGAAGAAGGTCTTGTTACAGCCACCGCCATAGACAGCTTGGAAGTCTTGATTGAACAGTTGCACACTTAACTGTTGGCCGCCAATGTTTTGGTGGCTGTAGGTTAAGCTGCTGGTGGTGACTTGGTTGTTAGCCGCATCCCAGGGTTGTTTTTCTTCAATGGCACCAGTTGCGATACCGTTGGCGATATCGCCCTTAACTGGCATCCAGTCGCCGTTGTTATCCATATTGAAATGGTTAACCATTAGCTCTAAACGAGACTCATCGAAGTTATGGCCTAACTTGATGAAGAAGTCCGTGCTCTGGCTGTCCATCGACTCGCCTTGTGTCGTGTCGACACCAATCACATCGTGGTTAGCATCGTAGTACACGCCATTGTTGCGGTAGCTCACCGAGCCTAGCATATCGATAAGATCAGACTCGCCCGAGAAAGCGTAGCTGCCGCCAAAGCTCATGCCGTTTGATTTCATTGAATCAGGCACAGTGACATCAAAGCTTAGGTTATGCTTGGCATCACCCGATGGTTTTTTGGTGATGTAATTGATGATGCCGCCCTGCGCACCAAGACCGTGCATCGCGTTCGCACCGTGGATGATTTCGATACGTTCGATCATCGCAGGATCGATAGTTTGACCCGAGCGACCACCGCTACGCAGCGGGTTAGATTGAGGTACACCGTCGATCATAATCAAAGGTGGACGACCACGGAGGGTTTCACCCGTGTTGCTCATCTTCTGACGGCTTGGGGTGAAGCTTGGCGCTAGGTTACCGATAATGGTCGATAAATCTTTAGTGGTGCGGAACTGCTCTTCTAACTGCACTTGGTCGATGATAGTCACAGTGTTTGGAATCGCGCTTGGCGATTTTTCCATACGGCTCGCGGTCACAGTGATTTTTTCGATTTCTTTATTTTTGTTAGTAGCGCTATCAGGGGCATCCTGTGCCACTGCCGATTGAGTCAGCGCGCTGAAAACGGCGAGGGCAACAAACGAGGTTTTGAACGTCATATAATTTCCTATCGAAGACGAGTTAATTTGCTTGGCCCTTCTCCGTGGCATGGTGCTATTCCATTAAACAGCATTGCAAATGATAACGATTTTTATTAACTGCGGATTTTAGGGGAGTCGATATTGGTTGTCTAGCCGAATGTAAATAAATTGTGCATTAAATAACCACTTAGCGCAGCTTGTGACCGAGTTAGCATATTCCATGCAGAATCATGTTAACTAGGATCTGCATTTGGGTTTGATTCCAACTAGCCTGTAGAGGTGGCAATTGGGCTATAATGGCGCGAAATTAGCTTGGTTTGGGTGAAGTATGAATCGCAAAAAATATATTAATCAGACGCTTAAGCAGAAGGCAAAAAAAGCGAATGCCAAACTGCATAGCAGCAATAAGCCTAAATATATTTCAAAGGCGGAGCGAGCAGCCCAGGCCGAATTAGCGAGCAACGCAATTGAGAATCCACTTGCTGAAACTCAAGTCGCTGGACTAGTAATGGAATCACAGTCTGTTGAGGCTGTTGGTTGAACCGCAGCATAAGCTGCCACGGTAACCACTTTTATAAAAAAGGCCGACTGATGGGAATCGAGTCGGCCTTTTTTATGGCTAATCGTTTTAGTAGAAGCTGGTCGCTAACAGGTAACCTACAACAGAGGCGGTGAAAACCCCAATCAATCCAGGCACGAGGAAGCTGTGGTTGATAATGTATTTACCGATACGCGTGGTGCCTGAGCGGTCAAAGCCGATACAGGCTAAGTCGCTGGGATAGGTTGGAATAATAAAGTAGCCGTAACAGGCTGGCATAAAGGCGATGATAAGTTTTGGGTCGACGCCGAGCGCCAGTCCCATAGGTACAATGGCCACTAATGCGGCTGCTTGGCTATTCACCAGTTTAGAAACCAGGAACAACACAATCGCGTAAGTCCAAGGTTTACTTTCCACTACATGGGAGAGGGTTTCCTTCAACAAATCCATATGGGTTGCGAAGAAGGTATCACTCATCCACGCCACGCCAAATACTGAGAAAATCGCCACCATCCCCGCTTTAAAAACTGGGCCATTTGAGATGTCGCCGGGTTTTACCTTACATAACATCAAGATAATGGCGCCGGCGATCAGCATCATCATCTGGATGGTGAGGTTCATATCCAGTGGGGTGATTTTGCCTTTGACCTCAAAGGCGGGGCGTAAATCACTGAAAGCGCCGAGTACCACTACGGCCGTAATCGCCGCGAAAAAAATCCCCGTTGCCCAAAACGCTTCTTTCGGAAAGGTTTGATTGAGCAGGGTTTCTGATTTGTCGTAGATGTAGGCTCTTTGCTCGGCATCTTGGATACGGGCTTGGAATTCTTCGTCCTTATCTAAGTCCTTGCCACGGCGCAGACTCCAAAGTGCGGCCACAAGCACACCAGTTAGGGTCGCAGGAATGGATACCGCGAGAATTTCTAACATGCTGTAGGCACGACCAACCCCATGATTCGCGGCTAACATGGATACCATAGAAACCACGGCCACTGAAACCGGCGATGCGCAGATCCCCATTTGCGATGCGATAGAAGCCACAGCCATTGGGCGTTCTGGACGAATGTTTTTCTTTAGCGCGATGTCCGAGATGATCGGAAACATAGTGTAAACCACATGCCCTGTTCCGCAGAGGAAGGTTAAGGTCCAAGTGGTTAATGGCGCGAGGATAGTGATGTACTGTGGATGGCGGCGCAGTAGGCGTTCGGCAAATTGCATCATCACGTTCAAGCCGCCGGCGGTCTGCAGCACGGAGGCGCAACCAATAACGGCAAGAATAGTTAACATCACTTGTACAGGAGGCTTGCCAGGTACTAAGCCAAACACGAAGGTGAGGATAAATAATCCTATACCACTGATTAACCCTAAGCCCATACCGCCGAAGCGAGTACCGACTAGGAGGCAGCCTAGTACGACTAAAAATTCTATAGTAATCATGTTGTTTAACCTTACGCGTCAGGGCTGAGATTCATTATTTTGGTTTTTGCACAGCCTAATTTTGCGAGTGATTGCTAAACAAGAACTTGCGTTGCCTCACGGCAGTTGAAAAAGAGGTCGGTATTTTTCTGGAAATTTGAAGTGGCGCTAGATATTTGTGGAGAAGGTTTCGACTTTGTTAAGATTGCGCCAGCCAGCAGTATTCTGCGCTGATAAATATAATAAAATCCAAGGATGTCCAAGTGAAACCTGCTACCTACAACACTCAAGCCTTCGATGAGTGGATCCGCACCCGATTTGTGGAACTGAACTCGCAGCTCGAAACGCTCTATTATCAGCAAGCCGACCGCGCCAATGTAGTGGATGTTGGCACTGATTTAAAGCAGATGCTGGAATCTGAAGGACGTGAACTGATTAAAGCCCTGCTCGAAGAGGGCAATACCGATGAGGGCTTCGATAGCGCCTTCGACCTGCTCGGTAACGTCGGTCTTTACATGGCCGCTTGCCGTCGCCACGAAATCACCGAACCCACCCGCGAGATGACCTCGCCATTGCTCGAAGCCTCAGCGCTGGCAATGCATATCGGTGCTTCAATTGGTGTGACCCCCCGTTTTGCCACTGCGCATTTAACCACCCACAACCGTGCTGTTAACGGTATTTATAAGCGTTTCACCGACTTGCCCGATGAAAAGCTGTTTGTGGATTACAACACTAAGGGCATTCTCGCCTATAAGCGCGCCTCCGATGCACTGTTAAAAATTCAGCCCTTAGGGATTTCCCATCCAATTAGCCATGATTTATTGCGGGTCGCTAAACAGGCGCTGCAGGATGTGAGAGAGTCTAATAAAGAACTATTTAATCGTTTAGATACAGACCGCTTTTTCTACTGTGTGCGTCCGTATTACAAGCCATACCGTGTTGGCTCTGCTGTGTATCGCGGTGCCAATGCCGGAGATTTTGCGGGCATTAACGTCATCGACCTAACCCTAGGGTTATGTTTTGCCAACGAAGCTGCCTACTCGCAAATGCTGGTGGATAAGTTCCTCTATATGATGCCAGAGGATCAGCAAATTCTGCGTGAATGTATGCGTCGTCCAAATCTGATGGATGCGTTTTTAGATTCTGAGGCAAGTATCAATTTAGAGTGGTACCAAGAAAACCTTAAGCTTTTCATTGAGGTTTGTGAGCTTCACGGCGAGACCGCGATTCAACACCATAATGAGCTAGTGACTAAATATATTGCCGAGCCGTCAGTAAATATGGAGCAGCAGCATCTGAGTAAAGTGACCGCCAGCGGCCCACCATTGCACGTACTGCTGGCATCCCTTGAGCGTTTAAGGGATAGACGCGCGGCAGCTTTGCGCAGCGATATCCGCACCCGTTATGACGATATGCAAAAGCTCAAGGCGAGCCTGAGGTAAGCGTATGTTGGAAAATGTTAAATCCGAGTTTTGCCTCGCAGGCCCTGGTTACCTGTTAAACCATTCTGTGGGACGTCCG
This genomic window contains:
- a CDS encoding sensor histidine kinase; protein product: MTVIISALLFALYRQLIIEQQYQVTQYLESETLRYQQLALTVDRSSFAAQIRAADPQTALIAWRNSYDMVGALSFMPENMPMLPQTRDFPILTGGPDKLHILTGGLVMTRYGPVLIATRTDNLATLIDKFISAAATAVMLTIILTLALGYLFSKAILRRLVQYNRLSEQIERGHYDTRLPLSWRQDEFDMLALQFNNVLDILENNLMAVRGVTDNIAHDLRTPLSHIRIGLEELAAKSTDELSDDCANIIEELDHCLATFDAMLSLTRIEEGQQTLDLQELSLAGLCTDLLEMADAVAESNEQTISLSLLTDHQINGDKYLLFQALYNLVDNAMKYSGPGARIDIIQSGATIKIADNGPGIPDESKDRVFERLVRLDPSRHLQGTGLGLSMVKAILSRHNAQITLEDNHPGLLVTIRF
- a CDS encoding TIGR01621 family pseudouridine synthase, with the translated sequence MYRILADEADFIVISKSANVHFHSQDGTAGVVAQLEQDLGIKLFSVHRLDTPTSGLLLLAKNVEAARQLTELFSAHKVQKYYLALAKGKPKKKQGWVIGDMAKSRRSMFKLLRTKENPAITQFFSVSVAEGLRLYLLKPHSGKTHQLRVALASLGVPILGDNLYGSDEADRCYLHAYCLHFDYYHAGTGTWQQYRFMDTPQQGEAFKTDSVVAAFNEWQVPESLEWPSR
- a CDS encoding YqaE/Pmp3 family membrane protein, yielding MDTNKLLLVIIAILLPPVAVFLKAGAGKDLLINIVLCLLFWFPGLLHALWVVTKAE
- a CDS encoding TonB-dependent receptor; protein product: MTFKTSFVALAVFSALTQSAVAQDAPDSATNKNKEIEKITVTASRMEKSPSAIPNTVTIIDQVQLEEQFRTTKDLSTIIGNLAPSFTPSRQKMSNTGETLRGRPPLIMIDGVPQSNPLRSGGRSGQTIDPAMIERIEIIHGANAMHGLGAQGGIINYITKKPSGDAKHNLSFDVTVPDSMKSNGMSFGGSYAFSGESDLIDMLGSVSYRNNGVYYDANHDVIGVDTTQGESMDSQSTDFFIKLGHNFDESRLELMVNHFNMDNNGDWMPVKGDIANGIATGAIEEKQPWDAANNQVTTSSLTYSHQNIGGQQLSVQLFNQDFQAVYGGGCNKTFFDPSLANTPGLIACTGSNNAAWYYDQSRNSSVKWGLKTSLVAKDIANTGISAAYGLDLFRDTTEQDLVKTGVSWVPESTYDNFAPYLQLDFDVINDLTLSGGVRYEHAKLSVDDYKTLYGAGNKEIEGGDTSFNETLFNVGVSYKIIPSVRLYTSYNQGFGMPDIGRILRDGNSFPATDSSISNSLSLAPIVTDNVEFGADYQGEFISAKLAYYRSATDFGARLALNSDGFYDVKREKSVIDGIEANLTAYLGSNDDLGINLAMQRGEYDSNDDGKTDTDLDGANMPPNRVNLFWTHNFDNQMSTRVQANFFIDRDFTDADGEEYANFNGYTTVDASFSMPLFKGTLSLGLQNLLNEDYFNYYSQTMGTNDRYFKGMGRTATIGYSIAL
- a CDS encoding DUF2986 domain-containing protein encodes the protein MNRKKYINQTLKQKAKKANAKLHSSNKPKYISKAERAAQAELASNAIENPLAETQVAGLVMESQSVEAVG
- a CDS encoding anaerobic C4-dicarboxylate transporter, with the translated sequence MITIEFLVVLGCLLVGTRFGGMGLGLISGIGLFILTFVFGLVPGKPPVQVMLTILAVIGCASVLQTAGGLNVMMQFAERLLRRHPQYITILAPLTTWTLTFLCGTGHVVYTMFPIISDIALKKNIRPERPMAVASIASQMGICASPVSVAVVSMVSMLAANHGVGRAYSMLEILAVSIPATLTGVLVAALWSLRRGKDLDKDEEFQARIQDAEQRAYIYDKSETLLNQTFPKEAFWATGIFFAAITAVVVLGAFSDLRPAFEVKGKITPLDMNLTIQMMMLIAGAIILMLCKVKPGDISNGPVFKAGMVAIFSVFGVAWMSDTFFATHMDLLKETLSHVVESKPWTYAIVLFLVSKLVNSQAAALVAIVPMGLALGVDPKLIIAFMPACYGYFIIPTYPSDLACIGFDRSGTTRIGKYIINHSFLVPGLIGVFTASVVGYLLATSFY
- a CDS encoding PrnB family protein; the protein is MKPATYNTQAFDEWIRTRFVELNSQLETLYYQQADRANVVDVGTDLKQMLESEGRELIKALLEEGNTDEGFDSAFDLLGNVGLYMAACRRHEITEPTREMTSPLLEASALAMHIGASIGVTPRFATAHLTTHNRAVNGIYKRFTDLPDEKLFVDYNTKGILAYKRASDALLKIQPLGISHPISHDLLRVAKQALQDVRESNKELFNRLDTDRFFYCVRPYYKPYRVGSAVYRGANAGDFAGINVIDLTLGLCFANEAAYSQMLVDKFLYMMPEDQQILRECMRRPNLMDAFLDSEASINLEWYQENLKLFIEVCELHGETAIQHHNELVTKYIAEPSVNMEQQHLSKVTASGPPLHVLLASLERLRDRRAAALRSDIRTRYDDMQKLKASLR